A window of the Falco biarmicus isolate bFalBia1 chromosome 10, bFalBia1.pri, whole genome shotgun sequence genome harbors these coding sequences:
- the MYOD1 gene encoding myoblast determination protein 1: MDLLGPMEMTEGSLCSFTAADDFYDDPCFNTSDMHFFEDLDPRLVHVGGLLKPEEHPHHHGHHHGHPHEEEHIRAPSGHHQAGRCLLWACKACKRKTTNADRRKAATMRERRRLSKVNEAFETLKRCTSTNPNQRLPKVEILRNAIRYIESLQALLREQEDAYYPVLEHYSGESDASSPRSNCSDGMMEYSGPPCSSRRRNSYDSSYYTESPNDPKHGKSSVVSSLDCLSSIVERISTDNSTCPILPPVETVAEGSPCSPPEGASLSDSGAQIPSPTNCTPLPQDNSSSSNPIYQVL; this comes from the exons ATGGACTTACTGGGCCCCATGGAGATGACGGAGGGCTCCCTCTGCTCTTTCACGGCCGCCGATGACTTCTACGATGACCCGTGCTTCAACACGTCGGACATGCACTTCTTCGAGGACCTGGACCCACGGCTGGTGCACGTGGGGGGGCTGCTGAAGCCCGAGGAGCACCCGCACCACCACGGGCACCACCACGGGCACCCGCACGAGGAGGAGCACATCCGTGCGCCCAGCGGGCACCACCAGGCCGGCCGCTGCCTGCTCTGGGCCTGCAAGGCTTGCAAGAGGAAGACCACCAACGCCGACCGCCGCAAGGCTGCCACCATGAGGGAGCGGCGGCGGCTCAGCAAGGTCAACGAGGCCTTCGAGACCCTCAAGCGCTGCACCTCCACCAACCCCAACCAGCGCCTGCCCAAGGTGGAGATCCTGCGCAACGCCATCCGCTACATTGAGAgcctgcaggcactgctgcgggagcaggaggatgcTTATTACCCGGTGCTGGAGCACTACAGTGGGGAATCGGATGCTTCCAGCCCCCGCTCCAACTGCTCCGATGGCATG ATGGAGTACAGCGGGCCTCCTTGCAGCTCTCGCAGAAGAAACAGCTATGACAGCAGCTACTACACAGAGTCGCCGAATG ATCCAAAGCATGGGAAGAGTTCTGTGGTTTCCAGCCTCGATTGCCTTTCAAGCATTGTAGAGAGGATTTCCACAGACAACTCCACATGTCCTATACTGCCTCCAGTGGAAACTGTTGCTGAAGGGAGTCCCTGTTCCCCCCCAGAAGGAGCAAGTCTGAGTGATAGTGGAGCCCAAATTCCTTCCCCCACTAACTGCACCCCACTTCCCCAGgataacagcagcagcagcaaccctATCTACCAAGTGCTATAA
- the LOC130156308 gene encoding ferritin light chain-like — MAAPAMAEPRSKRPRVTLPACPAHRPLPGSRLRQSFPPAVEEGLCGVTGALLELAYSLQALGENFDQSHVALPNVSKFFLHQALEERKAAEALMKYQQDRGGHYCSKTIQKPNCEYAVGLMKALETAMVQWKTMTRYFEELYALSIENADPHSANTIKKQFIGPKIQKIKLMGDLLTNARRLDCSQDGRNSLGDYFMDRLQKEFRTGIEPDYSQHCSPCPPLQQCTGAAEGLKRAQRESSQHRNSIGPIYATIHCTTMLPQCNDGTGAKVKQGREGP; from the exons atGGCGGCCCCCGCCATGGCCGAGCCGCGCTCCAAGCGGCCCCGCGTCACGCTGCCCGCCTGCCCGGCGCACCGCCCGCTGCCCGGCAGCCGCCTGCGGCAGAGCTTCCCGCCCGCCGTGGAGGAAGGCCTCTGCGGGGTCACGGGCGCGCTGCTGGAGCTCGCCTACAGCCTGCAGGCGCTG GGTGAAAATTTCGATCAGTCGCACGTGGCTCTACCAAATGTATCAAAGTTCTTCTTACATCAAGctctggaagagagaaaagctgcagaagctTTGATGAAGTATCAGCAAGACAGAGGAGGCCATTACTGTTCTAAAACCATCCAG AAACCAAACTGTGAGTATGCAGTCGGTTTGATGAAAGCCCTGGAAACAGCAATGGTACAGTGGAAAACAATGACAAGATACTTTGAAGAGCTTTATGCCCTGAGTATTGAAAATGCAGATCCTCATAGTGCAAACACTATCAAGAAACAATTTATCGGGCCCAAAATCCAGAAGATCAAGCTGATGGGAGATCTGCTGACCAATGCTCGCAGGCTTGACTGTTCCCAAGATGGCAGAAATAGTCTTGGGGATTACTTTATGGACCGGTTGCAGAAAGAGTTCAGAACAGGCATAGAGCCAGATTACAGTCAgcactgcagcccctgcccacctcTCCAGCAGTGTACTGGAGCTGCAGAGGGTCTGAAGCGAGCCCAGAGAGAATCTtcccagcacagaaacagcataGGGCCAATATATGCAACCATACACTGCACCACCATGCTGCCGCAGTGTAACGATGGCACAGGAGCAAAAGtgaagcagggcagggagggcccTTAA